The following coding sequences are from one Corallococcus caeni window:
- a CDS encoding STAS/SEC14 domain-containing protein: MYRIDVDRAESIVSFALEGYIRLEEMERFVVDLRAATDEVAGQPIKIEADLRTFRPASPEAADLIKRVQEYGLRSGVTRVAELVQNQIVALQLNRVASGSGTDKILRRFWQESAARTWLKHGDAELGVALQS, from the coding sequence ATGTATCGAATCGACGTGGACCGAGCGGAATCCATCGTGAGCTTCGCGCTGGAGGGCTACATCCGGCTGGAGGAGATGGAGCGTTTCGTGGTGGACCTGCGCGCCGCGACGGATGAGGTAGCGGGGCAGCCCATCAAGATCGAAGCGGACCTGCGCACGTTCCGGCCGGCGTCGCCGGAGGCGGCGGATCTCATCAAGCGGGTGCAGGAGTACGGGCTGCGCTCCGGCGTGACGCGGGTGGCGGAGTTGGTGCAGAACCAGATCGTCGCGTTGCAATTGAACCGGGTGGCCTCCGGGAGCGGGACGGACAAGATCCTCCGCCGCTTCTGGCAGGAGTCCGCGGCAAGGACCTGGCTGAAGCACGGGGACGCGGAGCTGGGAGTGGCGCTGCAGAGCTGA
- a CDS encoding CinA family protein, with protein sequence MSELEAVAPKVIGRCREAGVRLVLAEACTGGVMAAALTEVPGASAVVERGFVPYSNESKGEQLGVPLALLQAHGSVSAEAVAAMAAGALERSWADWAVAETGIAGPGGGTEAKPVGLVFIAVQRRGRAAVVERHRFGGDRRQVRQQAAARGLTLLLEQLGVES encoded by the coding sequence GTGAGCGAACTGGAGGCGGTGGCGCCGAAAGTGATTGGGAGGTGCCGGGAGGCGGGGGTGCGGTTGGTGTTGGCGGAGGCGTGCACGGGCGGGGTGATGGCCGCGGCGCTGACGGAGGTGCCGGGGGCGTCGGCGGTGGTGGAGCGCGGGTTCGTGCCGTACTCGAACGAGTCGAAGGGTGAGCAGCTGGGGGTGCCGCTGGCGCTGTTGCAGGCGCACGGGTCGGTGAGCGCGGAGGCGGTGGCGGCGATGGCTGCGGGGGCGCTGGAGCGCTCGTGGGCGGACTGGGCGGTGGCGGAGACGGGCATCGCGGGGCCCGGGGGCGGGACGGAGGCGAAGCCGGTGGGGCTGGTGTTCATCGCGGTGCAGCGGCGGGGGAGGGCGGCGGTGGTGGAGCGTCACCGGTTTGGAGGGGACCGGCGGCAGGTGCGGCAGCAGGCGGCGGCGCGCGGGTTGACCCTCCTTTTGGAGCAGCTGGGCGTGGAGTCCTGA
- a CDS encoding GRAS family protein yields MRTPKDELLLRAMDHALSARTLAAVEALAELYRLLDAERIPEDENYAVFATALSRRLEGATGALHPYRASEVDGGAPQIELFRRLMKHLPLASAADAVANALLADFLRGHAEATLLDVGIGQGRQECNLLRALAKAGALPRHLTVVGVDPSGTSLVEARDAVLAVAEEVGLSLEFVKLESPVEDLDAATWAALRGVKRPLVVNAAFALHHVAEKETSGVEARDAVLSRLASLGPVGVVLCEPHVDHHRAPARERLINAWNHFSRVFQLLDTLEVPGAERRAIKRFFGREVDDIVGTVNESERCERHEPATAWWERLRRAGFTSRGGLESVCPGDVHPAVGLYLEEGTVGITFRGDVLVSVLAAVPGEGA; encoded by the coding sequence ATGCGCACGCCGAAGGACGAACTGCTGCTCCGGGCGATGGACCATGCGTTGTCAGCGCGAACGTTGGCGGCGGTGGAGGCGCTGGCGGAGCTCTACCGGTTGCTGGACGCGGAGCGCATTCCGGAAGACGAGAACTACGCCGTGTTCGCCACGGCGCTGTCGCGCAGGTTGGAGGGGGCGACGGGGGCGCTGCATCCGTACCGGGCCTCGGAGGTGGACGGAGGCGCGCCGCAGATCGAGCTGTTCCGGCGGTTGATGAAGCACCTGCCGCTGGCGTCCGCGGCGGACGCGGTGGCGAACGCGCTGCTCGCGGACTTCCTGCGGGGGCACGCGGAGGCGACGCTGCTGGACGTGGGCATCGGGCAGGGGCGGCAGGAGTGCAACCTGCTGCGAGCGCTGGCGAAGGCGGGCGCGCTGCCCCGGCACCTGACGGTGGTGGGCGTGGACCCCAGCGGCACGAGCCTGGTGGAGGCGCGCGACGCGGTGCTCGCGGTGGCGGAGGAGGTGGGGCTGTCGCTGGAGTTCGTGAAGCTGGAGTCGCCGGTGGAGGACCTGGACGCGGCGACGTGGGCGGCGCTGCGAGGCGTGAAGCGGCCGCTGGTGGTGAACGCGGCGTTCGCGCTGCACCACGTGGCGGAGAAGGAGACGTCGGGCGTGGAGGCGCGCGACGCGGTGCTCTCGCGGCTGGCGTCGCTGGGGCCGGTGGGGGTGGTGCTGTGCGAGCCCCACGTGGACCACCACCGCGCCCCGGCGCGTGAGCGGTTGATCAACGCGTGGAACCACTTCTCCCGCGTGTTCCAGTTGCTGGATACGCTGGAGGTGCCGGGCGCGGAGCGGCGCGCCATCAAGCGGTTCTTCGGCCGGGAGGTGGACGACATCGTGGGCACGGTGAACGAGTCGGAGCGGTGCGAGCGCCATGAGCCGGCCACGGCCTGGTGGGAGCGGTTGCGGCGCGCGGGCTTCACGTCGCGAGGCGGGCTGGAGTCGGTGTGCCCGGGGGACGTGCACCCGGCGGTGGGGCTGTATTTGGAGGAGGGCACGGTGGGCATCACCTTCCGGGGGGACGTGCTGGTGTCGGTGCTGGCGGCGGTGCCCGGGGAGGGCGCGTGA
- a CDS encoding TonB-dependent receptor domain-containing protein produces the protein MSFPHAVPLVLALALLSGATARAQGVPSATSEPRAVEVDVHATDAGQALSAEDAARLGLSADAGDTTLVPPSLTADAPAAWPEGLEGTPGEVELELLVDVEGRVAEAKVVRAAAEPRLTDAALAAAPGLRFTPATLGSTPVAVRLPFVYRFTPPVQVPASTTRLTGEVRARGTRRPLTDAALFLDGAPQPAATTDAQGRFALDVTPGAHTLEVRAPGHATTAFAETLAQGQTLQVVYRLQPREVNPYETVVRDERPRTEVTRISLHEQELREVPGTLGDPFRVVMLMPGVGSLASGISYPVVRGSQPAATGFFLDGVRIPMLYHLLLGPAVVHPDFIDTVDFYPGSPPVQYGRVLGGAVEGRISRPREDRLHFTAYADLLNAGGFIEQPFESTGTSVTLAGRFSYSALLISLAANAFQSEEAEQLRAGFWDYQARIEQKVGQGRLRLFALGSSDDVGISPELREGANGGGVVSRFHRIDLRGTHPVAEGEGEVGVTLGWDGLGLNGERTRTTPGGAFTRENVGEYGLSQVSVAARAAWRRALTSSLDLAVGADVEHRRSATTLTGTARPPGWRPSDDADPLKRPSALATFSGAYASATWKPSGTWVVTPGLRVDAYHLVPGMTFTAVEPRLSVRHTLTDTLTLKGGAGLYHQPPTVLVHVPAIDTASLRYGLQSGAQFDVGAEWKAFEGLELSADAYFNPLSRAVEFDLVDVAENRRRRGNLGEDPATTGYAYGFDLMARHPLGRHWFGWVSYSFLQSKRKARFARVGDDNRVVERVEGTLPFAFEQAHSLNAALSYKFGDSWTVGTVVHFNTGRPETGQITSQTQRGVILDDGSNGWVRQDLDRTERLAPFFRVDARIAKAWAYQDFLLEASLDVLNLSAQQEVVAYEYRFEGGDYEGSPHKDVRPVRSPVRIPVILPLFGLKATY, from the coding sequence ATGTCCTTCCCCCACGCGGTCCCCCTGGTGCTGGCCCTCGCGCTGCTGTCCGGCGCGACCGCCCGCGCGCAGGGCGTCCCCTCCGCCACCAGCGAGCCTCGCGCCGTGGAGGTGGACGTCCACGCCACCGACGCGGGCCAGGCCCTCTCCGCCGAGGACGCCGCGCGCCTGGGCCTCTCCGCCGACGCGGGTGACACGACGCTCGTGCCTCCCAGCCTCACCGCCGACGCGCCCGCCGCGTGGCCCGAAGGGCTGGAGGGCACGCCGGGCGAGGTGGAGCTGGAGCTGCTGGTGGACGTGGAGGGCCGCGTCGCGGAAGCGAAGGTGGTGCGCGCCGCCGCCGAGCCGCGCCTCACCGACGCGGCGCTCGCCGCCGCCCCGGGCCTGCGCTTCACCCCGGCCACGCTGGGCAGCACCCCCGTGGCGGTGCGCCTGCCGTTCGTCTACCGCTTCACGCCGCCCGTGCAGGTCCCCGCCTCCACCACGCGCCTCACCGGCGAGGTGCGCGCACGCGGCACGCGCCGGCCCCTCACCGACGCGGCCCTCTTCCTGGACGGCGCGCCCCAGCCCGCCGCCACCACGGACGCGCAGGGCCGCTTCGCGCTGGACGTGACGCCGGGCGCGCACACGCTGGAGGTCCGCGCGCCGGGCCACGCGACGACGGCGTTCGCGGAGACGCTGGCGCAAGGCCAGACGCTCCAGGTCGTCTACCGGCTCCAGCCGCGCGAGGTGAACCCCTACGAGACCGTGGTGCGCGACGAGCGCCCGCGCACGGAGGTCACCCGCATCAGCCTGCACGAGCAGGAGCTCCGCGAGGTGCCCGGCACGCTGGGTGACCCGTTCCGGGTGGTGATGCTGATGCCGGGCGTGGGCAGCCTCGCGTCAGGCATCAGCTACCCGGTGGTGCGCGGCAGCCAGCCCGCGGCCACGGGCTTCTTCCTGGACGGCGTGCGCATCCCGATGCTGTACCACCTGCTGCTCGGGCCCGCGGTGGTGCACCCGGACTTCATCGACACCGTGGACTTCTATCCGGGCTCGCCGCCGGTTCAGTACGGCCGCGTGCTGGGCGGCGCGGTGGAGGGGCGCATCAGCCGTCCTCGCGAGGACCGGCTGCACTTCACCGCGTACGCGGACCTGCTCAACGCGGGCGGCTTCATCGAGCAGCCCTTCGAGTCCACCGGCACCAGCGTCACCCTGGCGGGCCGCTTCAGCTACTCCGCGCTGCTCATCTCGCTGGCGGCCAATGCCTTCCAGAGCGAGGAGGCGGAGCAGCTGCGGGCAGGCTTCTGGGACTACCAGGCGCGCATCGAGCAGAAGGTGGGCCAGGGCCGCCTGCGCCTGTTCGCGCTGGGCAGCTCCGACGACGTGGGCATCTCACCGGAGCTGCGCGAGGGAGCGAACGGGGGCGGCGTCGTGTCGCGCTTCCACCGCATCGACCTGCGCGGCACGCACCCCGTGGCGGAGGGCGAGGGCGAGGTCGGCGTCACGCTGGGCTGGGACGGCCTGGGCCTCAACGGGGAGCGGACGCGGACCACCCCCGGAGGCGCCTTCACCCGCGAGAACGTGGGCGAGTACGGGCTGAGCCAGGTGAGCGTCGCCGCGCGCGCGGCATGGCGCCGCGCGCTCACGTCCTCGCTCGACCTGGCCGTGGGCGCGGACGTGGAGCACCGCCGGTCCGCCACCACGCTCACCGGCACCGCGCGGCCCCCGGGCTGGCGTCCCTCCGACGACGCGGATCCGCTCAAGCGGCCCAGCGCGCTGGCCACCTTCTCCGGCGCGTATGCGTCCGCCACGTGGAAGCCCTCGGGCACCTGGGTGGTGACGCCGGGCCTGCGCGTGGACGCGTACCACCTGGTGCCGGGCATGACCTTCACCGCGGTGGAGCCGCGCCTGTCCGTGCGCCACACGCTGACGGACACCCTCACGCTCAAGGGCGGCGCGGGCCTGTACCACCAGCCGCCCACCGTGCTCGTGCACGTGCCCGCCATCGACACCGCGAGCCTGCGCTACGGCCTCCAGTCCGGCGCGCAGTTCGACGTGGGCGCGGAGTGGAAGGCCTTCGAGGGGCTGGAGTTGAGCGCGGATGCGTACTTCAACCCGCTGTCCCGCGCCGTGGAGTTCGACCTGGTGGACGTGGCGGAGAACCGTCGGCGCCGGGGAAACCTGGGCGAGGACCCCGCCACCACCGGCTACGCCTACGGCTTCGACCTGATGGCGCGCCACCCGCTGGGCCGCCACTGGTTCGGCTGGGTGTCCTACAGCTTCCTGCAGAGCAAGCGGAAGGCGCGCTTCGCCCGCGTCGGAGACGACAACCGGGTGGTGGAGAGGGTGGAGGGCACGCTGCCCTTCGCCTTCGAGCAGGCGCACAGCCTCAACGCCGCGCTCAGCTACAAGTTCGGCGACAGCTGGACGGTGGGCACGGTGGTGCACTTCAACACCGGCCGTCCGGAGACGGGGCAGATCACCTCCCAGACGCAGCGCGGGGTGATCCTCGACGACGGCTCGAATGGATGGGTGCGGCAGGACTTGGACCGCACGGAGCGGCTGGCGCCGTTCTTCCGCGTGGACGCGCGCATCGCGAAGGCGTGGGCCTACCAGGACTTCTTGTTGGAGGCGTCGCTCGACGTGCTCAACCTCTCCGCGCAGCAGGAGGTGGTGGCCTACGAGTACCGCTTCGAGGGCGGCGACTACGAGGGCTCCCCCCACAAGGACGTCCGCCCCGTGCGCTCCCCCGTCCGCATCCCCGTCATCCTCCCCCTCTTCGGCCTCAAGGCGACCTACTGA
- a CDS encoding sensor histidine kinase produces the protein MWLTVLAGLPAVVVSLALLWTGDFTAKVRWTLSVLVVGVHAGACLSVRERVVRPLHTVAGLLAALREGDYSVRGRGGRAGDPLGEVMLEVNALGDTLREQRLGALEAGALLGQVMEAIDVAVLAFDASGTLKLVNRAGARLVGLPRAQLLGQRAEALGWGELLEGPAPRRLTRVFAQQDGGPYELWRGTFREGGQPHQLVVLTDLRLALREEEREAWRRLVRVLSHEINNSLTPIQSIADALRDTVAQVPRPADWEEDTRHGLGIIARRAEALSRFMSAHARLARLPPPTLGAVEVEPWVRRVAELEPRRAVAVRPGPVLTVSGDADQLEQLLINLVRNAVDAVLSEGGTGGVWVSWAVHAPGAVEVWVEDEGPGLADTANLFVPFFTTKPQGNGIGLALSRQIAEAHGGSLRLENRTDGRGCRARLRLPLDAPRA, from the coding sequence ATGTGGCTCACGGTCCTCGCGGGGCTGCCCGCGGTCGTCGTGTCGCTCGCGCTGCTGTGGACGGGGGACTTCACCGCGAAGGTGCGCTGGACGCTGTCCGTGCTCGTGGTGGGCGTCCACGCCGGAGCCTGTCTGTCCGTCCGCGAGCGCGTCGTGCGGCCCCTGCACACCGTCGCGGGGCTTCTCGCGGCGCTGCGCGAAGGGGACTACTCCGTGCGCGGCCGGGGTGGACGCGCGGGGGACCCGCTGGGTGAGGTGATGTTGGAGGTCAACGCCTTGGGCGACACCCTGCGCGAGCAGCGCCTGGGCGCGCTGGAGGCCGGCGCGCTGCTGGGCCAGGTGATGGAGGCCATCGACGTCGCGGTGCTCGCCTTCGACGCCTCCGGCACCCTCAAGCTGGTGAACCGCGCGGGCGCCCGGCTCGTGGGCCTGCCGCGCGCACAGCTCCTGGGCCAGCGCGCGGAGGCCCTCGGCTGGGGTGAGCTGCTGGAGGGCCCCGCCCCCCGCCGCCTCACGCGCGTCTTCGCGCAGCAGGACGGCGGCCCCTACGAGCTGTGGCGAGGCACCTTCCGCGAGGGCGGCCAGCCCCACCAACTGGTCGTGCTCACCGACCTGCGTCTGGCATTGCGCGAGGAGGAACGCGAAGCCTGGCGCCGGCTGGTCCGCGTGCTCAGCCACGAGATCAACAACTCCCTCACCCCCATCCAGTCCATCGCGGACGCCCTCCGGGACACCGTCGCCCAGGTGCCGCGCCCCGCGGACTGGGAGGAGGACACCCGTCACGGCCTGGGCATCATCGCCCGCCGCGCGGAAGCCCTGTCGCGCTTCATGTCCGCCCACGCCCGGCTCGCGCGCCTGCCCCCGCCCACCCTGGGGGCCGTCGAGGTGGAGCCCTGGGTGCGGCGCGTGGCGGAGCTGGAGCCGCGCCGTGCAGTCGCCGTGCGCCCCGGCCCCGTCCTCACCGTGTCCGGAGACGCGGACCAACTGGAACAACTGCTCATCAACCTGGTGCGCAACGCCGTGGACGCGGTCCTGTCGGAAGGGGGCACGGGCGGTGTCTGGGTTTCCTGGGCGGTGCACGCGCCCGGCGCCGTGGAGGTCTGGGTGGAGGACGAAGGCCCGGGCCTCGCCGACACCGCGAACCTCTTCGTGCCCTTCTTCACCACCAAGCCCCAGGGCAATGGCATCGGCCTGGCGCTCAGCCGGCAGATCGCCGAAGCCCACGGCGGCAGCCTGCGCCTGGAGAACCGCACCGACGGCCGGGGCTGCCGGGCGAGGCTCAGGCTCCCGCTGGACGCTCCGCGCGCGTGA
- a CDS encoding sigma-54-dependent transcriptional regulator, with amino-acid sequence MVSPVSEPAASSPRPTRILVADDQPDVLEALRLLLKRDGYTVVSAQSPAGVKATLDAEDVDLVLMDLNYARDTTSGREGLDLLGELRARDALLPVVVMTAWGSVEGAVEAMRLGARDYVQKPWDNTRLLATLRTQLELSRALRRGRRLEEENQHLRREQGGRSPLVGESRAMQPVRRLIERVAPSSAPVLVTGEHGTGKEVVARLLHAASPRADRPFVAVNSGGLSEGVFESELFGHVKGAFTDAKADRIGCFELADGGTLFLDEIGNMLLAQQAKLLRVLQTGELHPVGSSRTRRVDVRVVSATNVDLGKAVVEGRFREDLLYRLNTVEVQLPPLRERREDIPLLAAHFLSAQGQRYGRPHIHLAPGALEALLAYPWPGNVRELEHAVERALLMAVGDRVEAEDLLLKRVGLASGGTKRLEEMTLEEVERYLIERALGRHDGNVSEAAKALGLSRSALYRRLQYYGIKGAR; translated from the coding sequence GTGGTGTCCCCCGTGTCCGAACCCGCCGCTTCCTCTCCTCGCCCCACCCGCATCCTCGTCGCCGACGACCAGCCGGACGTGCTGGAGGCGTTGCGGCTGCTGCTCAAGCGCGACGGCTACACGGTGGTGAGCGCGCAGTCCCCCGCGGGCGTGAAGGCCACGCTGGACGCGGAGGACGTGGACCTGGTGTTGATGGACCTCAACTACGCGCGCGACACGACGTCCGGGCGCGAGGGCCTGGACCTGCTGGGCGAGCTGCGCGCGCGGGATGCCCTGCTGCCCGTGGTGGTGATGACGGCGTGGGGCAGCGTGGAGGGCGCGGTGGAGGCCATGCGCCTGGGCGCGCGCGACTACGTGCAGAAGCCCTGGGACAACACGCGCCTGCTGGCCACGCTGCGCACGCAGCTGGAGCTGTCCCGGGCGCTGCGACGCGGCCGGCGCCTGGAGGAGGAGAACCAGCACCTGCGCCGCGAGCAGGGCGGTCGCTCTCCGTTGGTGGGCGAGTCGCGCGCGATGCAGCCGGTGCGCAGGCTCATCGAGCGGGTGGCGCCGTCGTCAGCGCCGGTGCTGGTGACGGGAGAGCACGGCACGGGCAAGGAGGTGGTGGCGCGGCTGCTCCACGCGGCCAGCCCGCGCGCGGACCGCCCCTTCGTGGCGGTGAACTCCGGCGGTCTGTCCGAGGGCGTCTTCGAGAGCGAGCTCTTCGGTCACGTGAAGGGCGCCTTCACGGACGCGAAGGCGGACCGCATCGGCTGCTTCGAGCTGGCGGACGGCGGCACGCTCTTCCTGGATGAGATTGGAAACATGCTGCTCGCGCAGCAGGCGAAGCTGCTGCGGGTGCTCCAGACGGGGGAGCTGCACCCGGTGGGCTCGTCGCGGACGCGGCGGGTGGACGTGCGCGTGGTGAGCGCGACGAACGTGGACCTGGGCAAGGCGGTGGTGGAGGGACGCTTCCGCGAGGACCTGCTCTACCGGCTCAACACGGTGGAGGTGCAGCTGCCGCCCTTGAGGGAGCGGCGCGAGGACATCCCGTTGCTCGCGGCGCACTTCCTGTCCGCGCAGGGCCAGCGCTACGGCCGTCCCCACATCCATCTGGCGCCGGGAGCCCTGGAGGCGCTGCTCGCGTATCCCTGGCCGGGCAACGTGCGCGAGTTGGAGCACGCGGTGGAGCGCGCGCTGCTGATGGCGGTGGGGGACCGGGTGGAGGCGGAGGACCTGCTGCTCAAGAGGGTAGGGCTCGCGAGCGGGGGAACCAAGCGCCTGGAGGAGATGACGCTGGAGGAGGTGGAGCGCTACCTGATTGAGCGCGCCCTCGGCCGGCACGACGGCAACGTGAGCGAAGCGGCGAAGGCGCTGGGCCTGTCGCGCAGCGCGCTCTACCGGCGCCTCCAGTACTACGGCATCAAGGGCGCACGGTGA
- a CDS encoding ABC transporter permease: MEHLLGDLRYAWRSLKNAPGFVAVAVLTLALGIGANSAVFSVVKGVLLTPPPFAQPERLVLLAPNFDAFGLKEVSNSVPEYRDMVTHTKAFTSLAAFRPNDMTLTGGESPRRLRVVVATASFLPTLGVAPVLGRGFTQEEETPGQEQVVVLSDAAWRTHFAKDPEVLGRTLRLDGVPHTVVGVLPPGGIYPEDMEAVLPFAPTPQQQEESRRGNRFLSVVARLKPGMTLDAVRADLVRMGNARTPDLVDQYQRWGWSMSVKSLEDQVVGGVRETLWLLWGAVGFVLLVACSSVANLLLARAVARGREVSIRAALGAGRARLVAQFLTESLLLALVAGAVGLLLALWGTDALVATVGESLPRAQGVKLDVASVLFTLGVSVLTGVLFGLVPALQASRVDLHAAMREGARATGSHRTGRLRAALVVAQVSLALVLLVGAGLFVKSFLALQRVDAGFVSDGVLTGALALPRVQYPDRAKQAGFQQALLSRLQVLPGVESAGLTNVLPLGGSTDNSFDIDGRPRQPGEQWKAVEFRAVTPGYLRALRVNLRQGRLLEDADGPEAPWAVVINRSFANLFWPQGDALGQRVKLHGQDMQWTTVVGIVDDLREWGLDVPARPAAYYALSQLPSVSMGLAVRVKSGDPEALRAQVEAEVRAVDADLPLFDVSPLTRRMDEATGPRRLSALVMGLFAGVALLLASLGLSGVIAFSVTQRTRELGIRMALGAARGDVLRLVLAQGLRLSLTGVAVGLCLSLGLARLLGSLLYGVSVDDPWTFGGVALLLTGVALGASWLPARRATRVDPIIALRAD, from the coding sequence ATGGAACACCTGCTCGGCGACCTGCGCTACGCGTGGCGCTCCCTGAAGAACGCACCCGGCTTCGTGGCCGTGGCGGTGCTGACGCTGGCGCTGGGCATCGGCGCGAACAGCGCCGTGTTCAGCGTGGTGAAGGGCGTGCTGCTCACGCCACCGCCGTTCGCGCAGCCAGAGCGGTTGGTGTTGCTGGCGCCGAACTTCGACGCCTTCGGCCTCAAGGAGGTGTCGAACTCGGTGCCGGAGTACCGGGACATGGTCACGCACACGAAGGCCTTCACGTCGCTCGCGGCCTTCCGGCCCAACGACATGACGCTCACCGGTGGGGAGTCGCCCCGGCGCCTGCGCGTCGTCGTCGCCACGGCGTCCTTCCTGCCCACGCTGGGCGTCGCGCCGGTGCTGGGCCGGGGCTTCACCCAGGAGGAGGAGACGCCGGGCCAGGAGCAGGTCGTCGTGCTCTCGGACGCCGCGTGGCGCACGCACTTCGCGAAGGACCCGGAGGTGCTGGGGCGCACGCTGCGGCTGGACGGGGTGCCGCACACGGTGGTGGGGGTGCTGCCACCGGGCGGCATCTACCCGGAGGACATGGAGGCGGTGTTGCCCTTCGCGCCCACGCCGCAGCAGCAGGAGGAGTCCCGGCGCGGCAACCGCTTCCTCAGCGTGGTGGCGCGGCTCAAGCCCGGGATGACGTTGGACGCGGTGCGCGCGGACCTGGTGCGCATGGGCAACGCGCGCACGCCGGACCTGGTGGACCAGTACCAGCGGTGGGGCTGGTCCATGAGCGTGAAGTCGCTGGAGGACCAGGTGGTGGGTGGCGTCCGTGAGACGCTGTGGCTCCTCTGGGGCGCGGTGGGCTTCGTGCTGCTGGTGGCGTGCTCCAGCGTGGCCAACCTGCTGCTGGCGCGGGCGGTGGCGCGGGGCCGGGAGGTGTCCATCCGCGCGGCGCTGGGCGCGGGCCGCGCGCGGCTGGTGGCGCAGTTCCTCACGGAGAGCCTGCTGCTGGCGCTGGTGGCGGGCGCGGTGGGGCTGCTGCTGGCGCTGTGGGGCACGGACGCGCTGGTGGCCACCGTGGGCGAAAGCCTGCCTCGGGCGCAGGGCGTGAAGCTGGACGTGGCCTCCGTGCTCTTCACCCTGGGGGTGTCGGTGCTCACGGGCGTGCTCTTCGGGCTGGTGCCCGCGCTCCAGGCCAGCCGCGTGGACCTGCACGCGGCGATGCGCGAGGGCGCGCGCGCCACGGGGAGCCACCGCACGGGCCGGCTGCGCGCGGCGCTGGTGGTGGCGCAGGTGTCGCTCGCGCTGGTGTTGCTGGTGGGCGCGGGGCTGTTCGTGAAGAGCTTCCTCGCGCTCCAGCGCGTGGACGCGGGCTTCGTGTCCGACGGCGTGCTCACCGGAGCGCTCGCGCTGCCCAGGGTGCAGTACCCGGACCGGGCGAAGCAGGCGGGCTTCCAGCAGGCCCTGCTGTCCCGGCTCCAGGTGCTGCCGGGCGTGGAGTCCGCGGGGCTCACGAACGTGCTGCCGCTGGGAGGCTCCACGGACAACAGCTTCGACATCGACGGGCGCCCACGCCAGCCGGGCGAGCAGTGGAAGGCGGTGGAGTTCCGGGCCGTCACGCCCGGCTACCTGCGCGCGTTGCGCGTCAACCTGCGGCAGGGCCGGCTGCTGGAGGACGCGGACGGGCCGGAAGCGCCGTGGGCGGTGGTCATCAACCGCTCCTTCGCGAACCTCTTCTGGCCCCAGGGCGACGCGCTGGGGCAGCGGGTGAAGCTGCACGGCCAGGACATGCAATGGACCACGGTGGTGGGCATCGTGGACGACCTGCGCGAGTGGGGCCTGGACGTGCCCGCGCGTCCGGCGGCGTACTACGCCCTGTCGCAGCTGCCGTCCGTGTCCATGGGCCTGGCGGTGCGCGTGAAGTCGGGGGACCCGGAGGCGCTGCGCGCCCAGGTGGAGGCGGAGGTGCGCGCGGTGGACGCGGACCTGCCGCTGTTCGACGTGTCCCCGCTCACGCGGAGGATGGACGAGGCCACCGGGCCCCGGCGGTTGTCCGCGCTGGTGATGGGCCTGTTCGCGGGCGTCGCGTTGCTGCTCGCGTCGCTGGGGTTGTCGGGTGTCATCGCCTTCTCGGTGACGCAGCGCACGCGGGAGCTGGGCATCCGCATGGCGCTGGGCGCGGCGCGAGGGGACGTGCTGCGGCTGGTGCTGGCGCAGGGCCTGCGGCTGTCGCTCACGGGCGTGGCGGTAGGGCTGTGCCTGTCATTGGGACTGGCGCGGCTGCTGGGGTCGCTCTTGTATGGCGTATCGGTGGACGATCCGTGGACGTTCGGCGGGGTCGCGCTACTGCTCACCGGGGTGGCGCTGGGGGCGTCGTGGCTGCCGGCTCGACGGGCGACGCGCGTGGACCCCATCATCGCGCTCCGGGCCGACTGA
- a CDS encoding ABC transporter ATP-binding protein, producing MTTMTNDSEAKAVVPGAVPGRALLQLDGLTKVFETEEVETHALSNIQLTIRQNEWVAIVGPSGSGKSTLLAVLGLLDTATRGSYLLDGRSVLELSPTDRAKVRNQHIGFIFQSFNLIGDLTVFENVELPLTYRGLPAQERKQRVERALERVGMAHRARHLPGQLSGGQQQRVAVARAVAGDPLILLADEPTGNLDSKNGEAVMQLLSDLHKAGSTLCMVTHDPAHARIATRTVSLFDGRVVQDEQLR from the coding sequence ATGACGACAATGACGAACGACAGCGAGGCGAAGGCCGTGGTGCCGGGCGCGGTGCCGGGCCGGGCCCTGCTCCAGCTCGACGGGCTCACCAAGGTGTTCGAGACGGAGGAGGTGGAGACGCACGCCCTCTCCAACATCCAGCTCACCATCCGCCAGAACGAATGGGTGGCCATCGTGGGCCCGTCCGGCTCCGGCAAGTCCACGCTGCTCGCGGTGCTGGGGCTCCTGGACACCGCCACGCGCGGCAGCTACCTGCTGGATGGCCGGAGCGTGCTGGAGCTGTCGCCCACGGACCGGGCGAAGGTGCGCAACCAGCACATCGGCTTCATCTTCCAGAGCTTCAACCTCATCGGCGACCTCACCGTCTTCGAGAACGTGGAGCTGCCGCTCACCTACCGCGGACTGCCCGCGCAGGAGCGCAAGCAGCGCGTGGAGCGGGCCCTGGAGCGCGTGGGCATGGCGCACCGGGCGCGGCACCTGCCGGGGCAGCTGTCCGGCGGCCAGCAGCAGCGCGTCGCGGTGGCGCGCGCCGTGGCGGGAGACCCCCTCATCCTCCTGGCGGACGAGCCGACGGGCAACCTGGACTCGAAGAACGGCGAGGCGGTGATGCAGCTCTTGTCCGACCTGCACAAGGCGGGCTCGACCCTCTGCATGGTGACGCACGACCCGGCGCACGCGCGCATCGCCACGCGCACGGTGAGCCTCTTCGACGGCCGCGTCGTGCAGGACGAACAGCTTCGCTGA